ATTATGGGCTTTAACGGGCAGGGAACTCAAGAAATGGCTTAAGGAGCCTATAATGCTCTTCATGGCTGTGCTGCAGCCCATAATCTGGATGGGCCTCTTCGGAAAGGCCATGAACCTAAACGCCATGTTCACGGCGGGCAACCTCCAATTAGACCCCTCTAAAATACCGGAGAACGTTACAGTGGGCGGCGCCACGATCCCGAGGGACGTATTGATCCAAGTGATCCAGCAGGCGTTCCCCGATATCGGCGCAAAAGTTATGCGTAATGTTTTCGGCATAGCGGACTATTTCAGCTACATGTCCGTGGGCATGATCTCCATGATAGTCATGTTCACGACCATGTTCAGCGGCATGTCCATAGTCTGGGATAGGCGCCTGGGCTTCCTAGGCAAGGTTTTAAGCACCCCGGTTCCACGGACAGCAATAATATTATCGAAGATGCTCAACGCAGCCCTAAGGGCCATGTTCCAAGCCACGATAGTCCTCGCGCTCGCGGTGCTCCTCGGCCTGAAGCTCAGCGAAACCTTCACGCCGCTCAACTTATTAGGCGTTTACGCGGCTGTATTCCTACTCTCCACGGGGCTCTCATCGCTTTTCCTAGCGCTCGCATTACGGTCGACGAGGCATGAGACCCAGATTGCCATCGTGAACCTGATCAATATGCCGCTCATGTTCGCCAGCAACATCTTCTTCCCAATAGATATGATGCCGAGGTGGATGCAGACGGTAGCCCGTGTGAACCCGGTGAGCCATTTAACAGATGCCGTAAGGCAGTTAACGATCCTACGGCTGGATGCCCCAACGCTGATAGCGGACTTCGCGTATCTAGGCGGGTTCGCCGCCGCGCTCTCCATCTTAGGCGTGGTGTTGTCATGGCGATACTTGACGAAGTAAAGCCCGCGTAACCGATATGAAGTCCATGTTTGAGGATGCATCCCAGAAGTGTCTCAGGTTGGATGTTTTAACCGTTGGATTTTGCCGAGGTAGGTGCCGTCGAGGAGGAACGCCTCGCTCTCATCCAGGTTTACGGCTCCGGACCTCATCAGGGGCCCCATGTACTCGCCGTCCCCGCCCTCCGAGTTCACAGCCCTCCCCCCTAGGAGGTCGTTGAAGGAGGGGAGGAT
The Candidatus Bathyarchaeota archaeon DNA segment above includes these coding regions:
- a CDS encoding ABC transporter permease, translated to MLRGLWALTGRELKKWLKEPIMLFMAVLQPIIWMGLFGKAMNLNAMFTAGNLQLDPSKIPENVTVGGATIPRDVLIQVIQQAFPDIGAKVMRNVFGIADYFSYMSVGMISMIVMFTTMFSGMSIVWDRRLGFLGKVLSTPVPRTAIILSKMLNAALRAMFQATIVLALAVLLGLKLSETFTPLNLLGVYAAVFLLSTGLSSLFLALALRSTRHETQIAIVNLINMPLMFASNIFFPIDMMPRWMQTVARVNPVSHLTDAVRQLTILRLDAPTLIADFAYLGGFAAALSILGVVLSWRYLTK